The Bacteroidales bacterium DNA window TTCAGCAGAACCTGCAATAACCCGCTACACGCTTGGGGAAGATGATCAGGATAATGCGGAGATCAAATCGAATGATATCCCTTTTCTCCACAATAAACCTGATTGATCCGGCATTAGTAAACGAATTAAATCATTGATTTAGGAGTATCATGCAACATTGTAAAGTTGAAAATTGAACCTCAAAAATCTATGCTATTCAATTTTATATCGATCAGCATTAAAGTGGTTGCACCCAAATAACAACGTAGAACAATCAACGAACTTAAAAACACAAATATCATGGGCTTAGCAGAAAAAATAAACGAGGAAATTAAACAAGCAATGCTTGCAAAAGACAAACGCAAACTTGAAGCGCTGAGAGCCATTAAGGCAGCATTGTTACTTATTAAGACAGGAAAAGATACAAGTTCGGACGAGATTCCGAAAAGTGTCGAGTTGCAGATGCTGCAGAAATTGGTGAAACAACGAAAGGAAACAGCACTGATTTATAAGGAACAAAATCGCCCGGAGTTGGCTGAGGAAGAGATTTTTCAGGCCGGAATCATTGAAAAATACCTGCCCGAGCAAATGAGCGCCGATGACCTGAAAAAAATTGTTCAGGATGTTATTGCAGAAGTAGGCGCCACCGGTATCAGGGATATGGGCAAAGTGATGGGACTTGCTTCAAAAAAACTGGCGGGAAAGGCAGATAACAAAGCCATCTCTGAAATTGTAAAACAGGCATTACAAGGTTGATACTGACCAGGAGGGAGGGTCTTTTAGTTTTTATTCGTTTTTTTTGCTTCTCGAACGAGGCTGTCTCAGAAGTCCTACAACTAGATTTCCAACGCTTTTTAACGTTCTGGGTGAAAAAAAGACTTTTGAGACAGCCTCTTCGTTTTTGGTATTTAAAAAATAATTCAATGTCAGAAGATCACGAAAAGCGTCCTTTGCTTAAAATGTTTACCCAGGTTCCACCTTCATACGATTTGGTGAACCGGATACTCACATTCAGAATGGATGAACAATGGCGCAAACAGGCCGCTGCCGAATGTTTGAAGATGAATCCCGAGCATGTTCTCGATCTCTGCACCGGAACGGGGGATCTCGCCCTCAGGCTTAGAAGTTCATCCCAACCACACACCTCGGTTTCTGCTCTTGATTTCAGCCCGCCAATGCTCGAGCGAGCTGAAATGAAAGCACGGAAACGAAACCTCGCCGGTATCAATTTTTATCATGGCGATGTGGCCGATATGCCATTTACCGATGGACAGTTTGACGCTATCGGAATTGCTTTTGCTTTTCGGAATTTGACTTTTCATAATCCTGACAGGGAAAAATTTCTCAGGGAAATTCTCAGGGTGCTCAAACCCGGTGGCCGATTTGTAATCGTCGAAACCAGCCAACCCAAAAATAAACTGATGCAAAAAGCTTTTCATGCCTATATGCGATGGGTTTCGGCGCCAATCGGGGGAATGCTCTCGGGTCACTGGAGTGCTTACCGGTACCTCGCCCATTCAGCCGCCAACTACTGGAACAGTGAAGCGCTTTCCGGATTCCTTGGTAATTCAGGTTTTTCAAAGGTCGATGCTTACCCGCTGATGGGAGGAATTTCGACGCTTTATGTGGCTGTTAAATAATTACTTGCATTTATGGATTTTTATTAAATTTGCCAAATAACTAATTTAATAACTCAAAACCTGCATTGCTATGAAAAAGACATTTATTCTTACACTACTTTTCCTTTTTGGAGTTCTTACTGCTTCTGCTCAAAATACTTATTTCGTTGCCGTATCAGGTCATGTTTACCAGGATTCAGCAATGACCGCAGTCGCTGATCATATTGTGAATGCTCAGGTCATTGGTTCAGGAATGGTTCAGAATGCAACTTTTATTACTGACGACAATGGATTCTACAGTGGCAGTTTTACCGGGTTTTTCGACGGCCTGCTTGAGGTGTCAACAATTGATTGCAATGGTCAGGAAATTGTTTACTCGGTACCATTCTCTCCCGGAAATAATGTTTTCGAGTTTGATTTCTGGATATGTAATCCGGCGCCATTCGATTGTAAAGCTTCATTTATCTACGAAGTGATCCCCGGTAATGTGGCCACATACGTATCTTTCACCGATCTTTCGTTTGGAAACCCTTCAACATGGAACTGGGATTTTGGCGATGGAGTCACTTCCACTATACAGCACCCTACACACACTTACGAATTACCTGGTATTTACCAGGTTTGCCTGACAATCGCAACAGCTGACGGTTCGTGCACAGATGTGTATTGTGATGATATTTACGCCAACGTGATTTTGCCGGAATGCACCAATTGGTTCTGGTACAATCAGTCTTCCGATTATGTTTTCGAGTTTTATGCTGAATCAGATCCTCCGGCAAGTGATTATTTCTGGGATTTTGGAGACGGAACCACAGGAAC harbors:
- a CDS encoding GatB/YqeY domain-containing protein — translated: MGLAEKINEEIKQAMLAKDKRKLEALRAIKAALLLIKTGKDTSSDEIPKSVELQMLQKLVKQRKETALIYKEQNRPELAEEEIFQAGIIEKYLPEQMSADDLKKIVQDVIAEVGATGIRDMGKVMGLASKKLAGKADNKAISEIVKQALQG
- a CDS encoding ubiquinone/menaquinone biosynthesis methyltransferase; translation: MSEDHEKRPLLKMFTQVPPSYDLVNRILTFRMDEQWRKQAAAECLKMNPEHVLDLCTGTGDLALRLRSSSQPHTSVSALDFSPPMLERAEMKARKRNLAGINFYHGDVADMPFTDGQFDAIGIAFAFRNLTFHNPDREKFLREILRVLKPGGRFVIVETSQPKNKLMQKAFHAYMRWVSAPIGGMLSGHWSAYRYLAHSAANYWNSEALSGFLGNSGFSKVDAYPLMGGISTLYVAVK